The window GAGATCAGCAGTGAATTGTCAAGTAACTACAAATCAAGCAGGGGTGGGAGTGATTGAACCAGTCCAGTACCTTGGTATCTGGAAGGGTCAGATGCTCTGATGCAGATACCTCGCATAAACTGTAACAAGGTTGTGGTTTCTACCTGCAGAAAAGTGTTTCCAAGCCCCTTCAacaagtgggctggttgatgcTTAGAATCATTCAAACTCTTGTCTCAGATTTctatggagaaaataaaagagatccCATCTAGTGTAAGTGTGGTGATTGTGTTGTTCATCTACATCTTAGCCCTTTCTTTAGTTGTAGTATCTTGAACTGGGCACAGTGGACTCTTCCTGCTGAAAAACATTCTCTTCCCTCAGTTGTGATAACAGTTCTCCTATTTCTGTATTAAGAGAGTGGATAAATGGCAGCCTCCAggttctctctctctgcatGTATTGCTTTGTCACATTCCTTCCCAAAACTGAAGAGGGACCTTCCAGTCTTCCTTCACAAGGAAGGACACCCAGCAGCCtttgtttaaggaaaaaaaaaggttttgacCTCAGGCTGCAAACCTTGCAAAAACACCCAGACCCAAGAGGAGCAAAAGGATGAATAgtgttaaataaaaagaaaaaaccaataCATGGCACCTTTGTGGCACTGAAGAATCCCAATGCACCCTACAAACTTTCTACATATGTACAGCTTATCGTCACTCTGCAGTGAAGTCCGGCCAGGCAGGGAACTCCACCAAAGGGGTGGGATCAGGACTGACTgttctggggctggggcagggcccaagcctgcccagggctctcaCAGACTCCCATTGCCTCTCCTGGGCTTTGAGTCAGACCTGCCACAATGGGAGGCCGCAGGGGGGCTTTTCTAGCTGATGGCGGGATGAGTTTGATGCATTGTGCCAAagacctttttttccctgacctGGATTAGAGCCTGCCCTGGGAACAATGGGatgggctgcagcccagcagaaaGAATTTGCTGAGATGGCAGGGTCTGAGGTTTGCAGAGCAGAGTGCATACCTGCACTTTTTTGGCATGGGGCTCAGTTTTGGGGGGACAGAGCTGTTAACCTGAAGCTTTTGAACGCATTGCTGCACTGTCCCAGCCAAGAGTTGCTGCTGTAGTCCTAAAATTAGAAATCTATATTAGACATCTAAACATTTGCAAGCACAtcattttctgccttctgtaaaaaaagatttttctgagtCTGAGACTTCTGTACAGACCTGTTGGCACAAAAGGTCTAAGTCATCTTTTGAAAGGCATTTTCTTACTTGACTGAGACTTTGGCATTTCAAGGAGAAGTAGCCCACTGAATGGCTCCTGTCtgtcaaattaaaaacaaaggctGTCAAGACCATATCAGTCTTTTCAAACTTGACCAACCAGTTTTGTATTTAGAAGTTTAAAAAGTCACATAGTTACCCAGACCCCTGGTTTAGGTTCACAGGTGCCTTCAGGACTCTGTACCTGAGATTTGCTGAGTGCCTGGGAGCCTGGAAGCTCCAGGAACTGAACACTTGTCAGGATCATTCCTGAAGGCTTGTATTTGGTTTTATGCTCTGGGGGCTATAGCTGTCCCCTCCTTtctcagaaatttttttttccctcttgcttGGCTAAATCTAGTTTCAAATCTTTAAGTCACAAGGCTACAAGTAAAAAATATCACTTGAATTAATCTTTCCAGTGTTCTGAACTAGTCTCAGGGCTGGATGACCCTATTGGGAGCAAATAATCCATCTCTGGGCATGTGCTAAGTCCTAGTAAAGACCTACTGTTAACCTTGCCCACTGTCACTATCACTTGcagagcagaaatatttttcaccggggaaaatatatttacctAACTCAGATATGCATTCACAGAGAAATTTGGAacatttttgcctttattttctgaataaagAAGGGAAGTTGGGCTTAGTATTTTAGTGTGTTGATGCCAAGCATAGAATTCACTTTGTGAATTAAATAACTGCAACTCCATGCCAACAGCAAAGGGGAGATCTGCTCAGTGAGCCAAAGGTGGAAATAGAAAGAGAAAGACTAGATACAGTTGTTGATGAGTCTTTCCCCTCACTGGCTGAAAGACAGATCCGCCCCACATTCCTAGAGAAACGTGGAACACAAGGCTTTCAGTAAATGTGATCACAGTGGCAACATTTGGGTATCACTGCCGTGTTAGGCTTTAAAATACATCAGTTATGTGTACAGTGTAGATATTACTGTAAGGAGTGAGCTGGCATGGGGAAATACAGGGACATATGGGGCAAATAAGGCACTGTTACCATGGTAGTACCTTTCCAGTTGAGAAtcataaaaggaaataatattcAAGTGGCCATTTTAGCACTTtgcttaaaaatatcttttgatTCTTTCTCtatctctccttttctcttcaaccttttccttttcatgtgcTCCCCGCATCCTGCACCTTCATACAGTCAAATCATCTGACCTGGCCCGGCTGCTGGCTTTACTTAGCCTGCTCAGGGGTCTCATATCAGCGGCAAGCTCAGCAGGTGCTGAAGGCCCTTCCACTTCATCTCTCCCCGCCTCTTCTTCTGCTTTCTTCACCCCTGGCTCCTCCTGAGGCCCTGGATGCTCCTCCTCTcgttcctcctcctctgctcgTACCTTCTCCTCTTCTGGTTCCTTTGCTTGCGCGTACGACGGTAACCTCTCATCGAATGCCCTGGAGAGATCTTCCAGTGGTCCCATCCCAATCTTCTCCTCAAACTCGTTGTAGGCTGATGGAAGGGGGCTGGGCTCAACCCCTACTTCCGTGAGAGGGAAATAGTGGGACACTGGCTTCTCTTCCTCCAGCAGCTTGTAGCCTTTGGcctttgggatggaggggactGCGATGGCGTGGAGGGGCTTCTCGGGGACCTCTccaagctgctcctctgccgGCCTCCTCAGAGCCCTCCGGATCCTTTTCAAGATCAAATGACTGATCTCCACCAGGTTGAGGAAGAGGGACACGGAAGCCACCACCAGCATGAACATAATGAAGATGGTCTTCTCCGTGGGCCTGGAGACAAAACAGTCCACAAGATTGGGACAGGGCCACCGCCCGCAGCGGTAAAGGGGGAGAATTCGGAAGCCATACAGGAAGTACTGACCTACTATGAATCCCACCTCAAAGAGGGTTTTGAAAATGATGTGGAAGATGTAGGTTCTCAGGAGAGTACCTTCCAGGCGAAACTTCTTGGTTCCATCAGGGTTGTTgcctttgttttggtttggagCCAGGGGCAGCTTCTCTTCATCCACCTCAGCTTGCTGGCGCCTCTCAGcttcctccctctctttcctcttctcctccatgcGGACGTGGTGCACGGCATGCCCGAAGTACATCAGCGAAGGCGTGGACACAAAGATGATCTGCAGGACCCAGAGGCGGATGTGGGAGATGGGGAAGGCCTCATCGTAGCAGACATTCTCACAACCAGGTTGCTGGGTGTTGCACACAAAGTCTGACTGCTCGTCCCCCCACACGAGCTCGGCGGCCGTGCCCAGGATCAGGATGCGGAAAATGAAGAGCACTGTGAGCCAAACTCTCCCGATGACAGTGGACTGCTCGTTCACCTGCTCTAAAATGTTCCCCAAGAAACTCCAGTCACCCATTTCTTACGgtctaaggggaaaaaaaacaaagagaaagacCACAAATTATGCTAAATTTTAAAGATTTCAGGTTTTCCCACTGAtgtgttttgttgctttgaGAACAGAAAGGCACGAGGTTGCTTGCTTGCTGATTTGCTTGTTCACAATGATTTATTAGCAGAAGAAGGGCTGCGAAGCCAGAGCAAGCTGCCTGCTAAATTCTTCCTTCCATGGCTCTAAATGGGCGATTACTTTTCAGCCAGGGAGTATATTTATCTCCTTTTGCAGGTGAGAGTCTTCTGTAGGCTCAGTTCTGCGAGTCTGCTTAGATTTTGTACACGTACAAACACTCACCAGCAATACAGTGGAACAGACTTatcagcaggcagctgcagtggtTAGAAGAGAGGGTGAAGCTTTCAAGCACACAAATACTTCTGCACCAGAACCCCTCTCGGGTCGAACAGATCTCAAATCTGCACCCAAATTGCACCTAAACAAACGTAAATTCTCTCTGGGTTGCAAATGTCAATTCTACTTTAGCAATCACTGTAGAAGTAAGGTAAGAACAGTAATTACAACACCATTACTGTGGTAGTAATGCTGTATAAGCTTAACAACTACTATATTGATTAGTTTTGCTGTATAGAATATGTTATGTGCAATATAATTATTTGGTGCTATTCTTTGCATCTCCTCCTGAAGTCAGCTACCACACTGACAGTGGAACCAACCTGGGGAAAACGCCAAGGTCTCTAACTGGGACCTAAAATGCTATTTGCTGTCTCTAAAATATCAGTGCCACTATCTCAGGCTAACACAGCGCTGGAAGCCAGCTGCAGATATACTGTTGGAAAGCTAAGGCAGTCATCCATTTTCAATAATGCAAGTCAAATAATACATCTGTCATTACTTTGCATGATAAGAAATTATTCCTAGGTCAGGGCTTCATTCTGCATGTCTTGAACTTCCTACTATATAATTTCAGGCAAGGGAAGATT is drawn from Zonotrichia leucophrys gambelii isolate GWCS_2022_RI chromosome 1, RI_Zleu_2.0, whole genome shotgun sequence and contains these coding sequences:
- the GJA8 gene encoding gap junction alpha-8 protein, whose product is MGDWSFLGNILEQVNEQSTVIGRVWLTVLFIFRILILGTAAELVWGDEQSDFVCNTQQPGCENVCYDEAFPISHIRLWVLQIIFVSTPSLMYFGHAVHHVRMEEKRKEREEAERRQQAEVDEEKLPLAPNQNKGNNPDGTKKFRLEGTLLRTYIFHIIFKTLFEVGFIVGQYFLYGFRILPLYRCGRWPCPNLVDCFVSRPTEKTIFIMFMLVVASVSLFLNLVEISHLILKRIRRALRRPAEEQLGEVPEKPLHAIAVPSIPKAKGYKLLEEEKPVSHYFPLTEVGVEPSPLPSAYNEFEEKIGMGPLEDLSRAFDERLPSYAQAKEPEEEKVRAEEEEREEEHPGPQEEPGVKKAEEEAGRDEVEGPSAPAELAADMRPLSRLSKASSRARSDDLTV